The following coding sequences are from one Pigmentibacter sp. JX0631 window:
- a CDS encoding flagellar hook capping FlgD N-terminal domain-containing protein: protein MYIGESRGVAKIPEKAPEPPKSVGLKMEKGDDAPNFENMIYESNLARQAEIEKEKNEAGGDFRLGETKNDREFRKQLEKVTGKKQDLAKNKLERDDYLNLLVTQLKYQDPSKPMEHYEMASQMAQFNTVEQLMGVNKVLTEMKKMQNDAKAEKLSQYLGKDIEIQGNNIKLTGDGKANLAKFELPAAAANVIAEIRDEHSKVIKSIPMGALQPGVNKINWDGTNDKGVKQPNGTYTFNILASSEDGKPMTAKTSYIAKVEGITDILAGGKLDTDVGSADPAKIIAIRNPEPVTAPIQTKPQKNQLVSSAQLKEPVKNLQEIGEHAGQLTPAFKPDEDKFDAAASKNIDEFKANHLNSVTQGNENKVFESDFAGAKNKVFENDNGTGKNKAVPGKTNPNDVFSEPKLNLTEYKNQNKVTEPKEASTRTGNVSSPPKQRAVENYQEPKAAPKYGGAPTVNGINGRT from the coding sequence ATGTATATCGGAGAATCTAGAGGCGTAGCTAAAATACCTGAAAAAGCCCCTGAGCCACCTAAATCTGTTGGCCTAAAAATGGAAAAAGGTGATGATGCTCCAAATTTTGAAAATATGATTTATGAATCAAATCTTGCCAGGCAAGCTGAAATTGAAAAGGAAAAAAATGAAGCGGGTGGAGATTTCCGTCTGGGAGAAACAAAAAACGATCGAGAATTCAGAAAACAATTAGAAAAAGTGACTGGAAAAAAACAAGATTTAGCAAAAAATAAACTTGAAAGAGACGACTACTTAAATTTACTAGTTACGCAATTAAAATATCAAGATCCAAGTAAACCAATGGAACATTACGAAATGGCCTCACAAATGGCTCAATTTAATACAGTTGAGCAATTAATGGGTGTTAATAAAGTGCTCACTGAAATGAAAAAAATGCAAAATGATGCAAAAGCTGAAAAACTTTCTCAATATTTAGGAAAAGATATTGAGATACAAGGTAACAATATAAAATTAACCGGTGATGGTAAAGCTAATTTAGCTAAGTTTGAACTTCCAGCTGCAGCTGCAAATGTCATTGCTGAAATAAGAGATGAGCATTCAAAAGTTATAAAAAGTATTCCAATGGGTGCATTGCAGCCAGGTGTTAATAAAATAAATTGGGATGGAACAAATGATAAAGGTGTAAAACAACCGAACGGAACATATACTTTTAATATTTTAGCTTCTTCCGAAGATGGAAAACCAATGACTGCTAAAACCTCTTACATTGCTAAAGTTGAAGGAATTACGGATATTTTAGCTGGAGGAAAATTGGATACAGATGTTGGATCTGCTGATCCGGCGAAAATAATTGCAATTCGAAATCCTGAGCCAGTAACAGCTCCTATTCAGACAAAGCCACAAAAAAATCAATTAGTATCTAGTGCGCAATTAAAAGAACCAGTGAAAAATTTACAAGAAATAGGTGAGCATGCTGGGCAATTAACACCAGCATTCAAACCTGATGAAGATAAATTTGATGCAGCTGCAAGCAAAAATATAGATGAATTTAAAGCAAATCATTTAAATTCTGTAACACAAGGTAACGAAAATAAAGTTTTTGAAAGCGATTTTGCGGGAGCAAAAAATAAAGTTTTTGAAAATGATAATGGAACTGGAAAAAATAAAGCTGTGCCAGGAAAAACAAATCCCAATGATGTATTTTCTGAGCCAAAATTAAATTTAACTGAATATAAAAATCAAAATAAAGTTACGGAGCCAAAAGAAGCTTCAACACGCACTGGTAATGTTTCAAGTCCTCCAAAGCAAAGAGCAGTTGAAAATTATCAAGAACCAAAGGCAGCCCCTAAATATGGAGGTGCACCCACAGTCAATGGGATAAACGGTAGAACTTAG
- a CDS encoding fatty acid desaturase codes for MNNTENSINILKKKSACGNLFWGLSTIFFHITILFIPIVICFFLQFENNFIFLVFSVFFIILNGTRMRALGNIIHECSHFNFVSSRKQNYYIGKILSALEFSCFDRYLKDHHSHHKYLGDLNLDKDFISRQIIGVCSKNKFSLKTLFKVVLSPKNWFLLIKNSFVLNYTEKKNFFIHSVTFIMIFFLCLFFGFKIIFLFLLLPFFTSYQMCKILSDYLDHGGLYYQIEKEEKTRNHIFSIPLLNAIFFPRNDCYHLVHHLYPTLPTSYLPEMHQKLIKTDQDYAKKRHNIF; via the coding sequence ATGAATAATACTGAAAATTCCATCAATATACTTAAAAAAAAATCCGCTTGTGGTAATTTATTTTGGGGACTTAGCACAATTTTTTTTCATATAACAATTCTATTTATTCCGATTGTTATTTGTTTTTTTCTTCAATTTGAAAATAATTTTATTTTTCTTGTTTTTTCAGTATTTTTTATTATATTAAATGGCACTAGAATGCGTGCTCTTGGAAATATTATTCATGAGTGTAGTCATTTTAATTTTGTTTCTTCAAGGAAACAAAATTATTATATAGGAAAAATATTATCTGCTCTTGAATTTTCTTGCTTTGATAGATATTTAAAAGATCATCACTCGCATCATAAGTATTTAGGTGATTTAAATCTTGATAAAGATTTTATTTCTCGACAAATTATTGGTGTTTGTAGTAAAAATAAATTTTCATTAAAAACTCTTTTTAAGGTTGTACTATCTCCTAAAAATTGGTTTCTTCTTATTAAAAATTCATTCGTGTTAAATTATACAGAGAAAAAAAATTTTTTCATTCATAGTGTTACATTCATAATGATTTTTTTTCTCTGTTTGTTTTTTGGATTTAAAATAATCTTTCTTTTTCTTTTACTTCCTTTTTTTACATCTTATCAAATGTGTAAAATATTGTCTGACTATTTAGACCATGGCGGTCTTTATTATCAAATTGAAAAAGAAGAGAAAACTAGAAATCACATATTTTCTATTCCGTTATTAAATGCTATATTTTTTCCTAGAAATGATTGTTATCATTTGGTACATCATCTTTATCCTACGTTACCAACATCTTATTTACCTGAAATGCATCAAAAATTGATTAAAACAGACCAAGACTATGCTAAAAAGAGACACAATATTTTTTAA
- a CDS encoding flagellar hook protein FlgE, protein MPINYALFSAVSGLGTNADGMSVVANNIANANTKSFKTDRAEFEDMLAVTLNERSQLGRGARLRNITTLYNQGAVTNTGQITDLSVQGDGFFVIKSDVAEVKESNGLFYTRQGSFRFDKDGKLTDPTGARVQGYMPDPDSNNRLSVKMTDMQIITNIIPPKPTNIVNIVTNLDVRERPPVDDFDLSRPADTSNFASAVTIFDNFGYGRQAVIYYTRTTDATKNEWHWYATVDGQEISMNPPVNEKGKVLPAVIAEGVVEFDEDGKPILNFKNKAGTPIQIDYINKTDAFDVQFVNGARPQKLQFNFGPTIDEDGIVGTQGSTSLAAKSGVAFHSQDGYEAGYLKTLKIDLDGIIRGTYTNGLERRLGAVALAVFQNTHGLQKIGRNNYIATPKAGEARIGLPQTLSRGSIYSASLEESNVDLAQQFVDMILTQRGFQANSKAVTTTDTMLEEVINLKR, encoded by the coding sequence ATGCCTATTAATTATGCCTTATTTAGTGCGGTTTCTGGCTTAGGAACAAATGCTGATGGAATGTCTGTTGTCGCAAATAATATTGCAAACGCCAATACAAAATCATTTAAAACAGATAGAGCAGAATTCGAGGACATGCTTGCTGTTACTTTAAATGAGAGATCCCAATTAGGCCGTGGTGCGAGGCTTAGGAATATAACCACATTATATAATCAAGGTGCTGTTACGAATACGGGACAAATTACAGATTTAAGTGTTCAAGGTGATGGATTTTTTGTGATTAAAAGCGATGTGGCAGAGGTCAAAGAGTCAAATGGCCTTTTCTATACCAGACAAGGAAGCTTTCGCTTTGATAAAGACGGAAAATTAACAGATCCGACTGGTGCTCGAGTACAAGGTTACATGCCCGATCCTGATAGTAACAACAGGCTTTCTGTTAAAATGACTGATATGCAGATCATAACAAATATTATTCCACCAAAACCAACTAATATCGTAAATATAGTTACAAATTTGGATGTGAGAGAAAGACCTCCGGTAGATGATTTTGACTTATCACGTCCAGCAGATACTTCAAATTTTGCCAGTGCTGTTACCATTTTTGATAATTTTGGCTATGGGCGGCAAGCTGTTATTTATTATACCAGAACTACAGACGCAACAAAAAATGAATGGCACTGGTATGCAACTGTTGATGGCCAGGAGATCTCTATGAATCCTCCGGTAAATGAAAAAGGAAAGGTTTTACCTGCGGTTATTGCGGAAGGAGTAGTTGAATTTGATGAAGATGGGAAACCTATTTTAAATTTTAAAAACAAGGCTGGAACACCCATTCAAATAGATTATATAAATAAAACAGATGCTTTTGATGTCCAATTTGTAAATGGGGCAAGACCACAAAAACTTCAATTCAATTTTGGTCCAACTATTGATGAAGATGGTATTGTTGGGACTCAAGGTTCAACGAGTTTAGCTGCTAAATCTGGGGTGGCTTTCCACTCTCAAGATGGTTATGAGGCAGGGTATTTAAAAACTCTTAAAATAGATTTAGATGGCATTATTAGAGGTACTTATACGAATGGTTTGGAAAGAAGACTGGGGGCTGTGGCTTTAGCTGTCTTTCAAAACACTCATGGGTTGCAAAAAATTGGGCGTAACAACTACATTGCAACTCCAAAAGCTGGTGAAGCGAGGATAGGTCTTCCGCAAACTCTCTCTAGGGGGAGTATCTATTCAGCAAGTTTGGAAGAATCAAACGTTGATTTGGCACAACAATTTGTGGATATGATATTAACCCAAAGAGGATTCCAAGCCAACTCAAAAGCGGTTACTACAACTGATACCATGTTAGAAGAAGTAATTAATTTAAAAAGATAA
- the deoC gene encoding deoxyribose-phosphate aldolase: MIKFVHSELEQDFYWQNKIKESFNTLDFANLIDSTLLKPSATKSEINKLCEDALSAKFRSVCVPPCYTKEAKLKLKNSVVKVCTVLGFPLGYTSTAAKVEEMKSIMDSVDEFDFVQNNTFVKNSEFNSLEKEYLLIVENAKDKLVKVILETALLSTEEIYKCTLIAAKCGIHVIKTSTGFSSRGASLQDIEVIKNALNAYQQETGNVVGIKASGGVRSIDDAFAFVQAGATRLGTSGGNDIIKGKLNNSNY, from the coding sequence ATGATAAAATTTGTACACTCTGAATTAGAACAAGATTTTTACTGGCAAAATAAAATTAAAGAATCATTTAATACTCTTGATTTTGCTAATTTAATTGATTCAACGTTATTAAAGCCTTCTGCGACTAAAAGTGAAATAAATAAGTTATGTGAAGATGCTCTCTCTGCTAAATTTCGTTCTGTCTGTGTTCCTCCATGTTATACAAAAGAAGCCAAGCTAAAATTAAAAAATTCAGTTGTAAAAGTATGCACAGTTTTAGGTTTTCCGCTTGGATATACCTCTACTGCTGCAAAAGTAGAAGAAATGAAAAGTATAATGGATTCTGTGGATGAATTCGATTTTGTGCAAAATAACACTTTTGTCAAAAATAGTGAGTTTAATTCTTTAGAAAAAGAATATTTATTGATAGTTGAAAATGCAAAAGATAAGTTAGTTAAAGTGATTTTAGAAACAGCTTTATTGTCTACTGAAGAAATTTATAAATGTACTCTTATTGCGGCAAAATGCGGCATTCATGTAATTAAAACTTCAACTGGTTTTTCTTCAAGAGGCGCAAGCCTTCAAGATATTGAAGTAATAAAAAATGCATTAAATGCTTATCAACAAGAAACTGGAAATGTAGTAGGAATAAAAGCAAGTGGTGGCGTTCGTTCTATCGATGACGCTTTTGCTTTTGTTCAAGCTGGAGCTACTCGTTTGGGTACAAGTGGTGGTAATGACATCATTAAAGGTAAGCTAAATAATTCTAATTACTAA